The genomic region AAGATGGAGCCGCGCGGCAACGCCCAGGTGATCCGGGCCAACGTCCCGCTCGCCGAGATGTTCGGCTACACCACCGACCTGCGCTCGATGACTCAGGGCCGGGCAACCTCGACGATGCACTTCGGCCACTACGCCGAGGTGCCGGAGAACATCGCGAAGGACATCGTCGCCAAGATCCGCGGCGAGTAAGGACAAGGAGCAGCCAGATGGCGAAGAAGAGGTTTGAGCGGACGAAGCCGCATCTGAATATTGGGACGATGGGGCATATTGATCATGGGAAGACGACGCTGACGGCGGCGATCACCAAGGTGTTGCACGACGCCGACCCGAGTGTGGCCTACACCCCG from Actinomycetes bacterium harbors:
- a CDS encoding GTP-binding protein: MAKKRFERTKPHLNIGTMGHIDHGKTTLTAAITKVLHDADPSVAYTP